In Halanaeroarchaeum sp. HSR-CO, one DNA window encodes the following:
- the cruF gene encoding bisanhydrobacterioruberin hydratase, giving the protein MREGRRRDLDGDRRHELEDRFDDFVRRNRFTIAVTFPVVGVVLLVASAEGVIPEPYAYQPMLLLFGTAVMRLPLVAAIVPLLDRRASVMVGGLMGYAYAIEFVGITTGWPYGEFAYQISLGPMVGGIPIGLPVFFIPLVVNAYLLTVLLLGPRAESRFVRLPATLATIMVIDLVLDPGAVALQFWSFGGGAFYGVPFSNYAGWLLSGTVAVFALDAAFARTELLDRLETTEFALDDMVSFVLLWGGVNVFYGNWFSAALAVALLGGLVATDRFDVVFQGTATAERVEKWVRRG; this is encoded by the coding sequence ATGCGTGAGGGCCGTCGGCGCGACCTGGATGGGGATCGTCGGCACGAACTGGAAGACAGATTCGACGATTTCGTCCGGCGGAATCGGTTCACCATCGCGGTCACCTTCCCCGTCGTCGGTGTCGTCCTGCTCGTCGCGAGTGCCGAGGGCGTGATTCCCGAACCGTACGCCTACCAGCCCATGTTGCTCCTCTTCGGGACCGCCGTCATGCGGCTCCCGCTCGTGGCGGCCATCGTCCCGCTCCTCGACCGCCGCGCGAGTGTCATGGTGGGTGGGCTCATGGGCTACGCCTACGCCATCGAGTTCGTCGGCATCACGACTGGCTGGCCGTACGGCGAGTTCGCCTACCAGATCTCTCTCGGGCCGATGGTCGGCGGCATCCCCATCGGTCTCCCGGTCTTTTTCATCCCCCTCGTGGTCAACGCCTACCTGCTGACCGTGCTGTTGCTGGGCCCTCGTGCGGAGTCGCGGTTCGTCCGGTTGCCCGCCACCCTCGCGACGATCATGGTCATCGACCTGGTCCTGGACCCCGGGGCGGTCGCGCTGCAGTTCTGGTCGTTCGGCGGTGGCGCGTTCTACGGCGTCCCGTTCTCGAACTACGCCGGCTGGCTCCTCAGCGGAACGGTCGCCGTATTCGCGCTGGACGCGGCCTTCGCCCGGACCGAGCTGCTGGATCGACTCGAGACCACCGAGTTCGCCCTCGACGACATGGTGAGTTTCGTCCTGCTCTGGGGCGGCGTCAACGTCTTCTACGGCAACTGGTTCTCGGCGGCGCTGGCGGTCGCGCTCCTCGGCGGCCTCGTCGCCACGGATCGCTTCGACGTGGTCTTCCAGGGGACCGCCACCGCAGAGCGCGTGGAGAAGTGGGTGCGGCGGGGCTAG
- a CDS encoding prenyltransferase — protein sequence MPAGYLLRQSRPRFWLYLAGPVLVGLAFGADRPTDLLAILPVALFAYFLVPANVFLYGVNDVFDREIDRRNPKKADREVRYEGERATVIAVLASLALGLALLSLVPRPAAPWIAGFLVLGAAYSVPPVRLKVRPPLDSVSNGLYILPGGAAYAAIAGSQPPLLAVVGGWLWAMAMHTFSAVPDVEPDRQGGIRTTATVLGERGALLYCVFTWGLAAVAFGALDWRAGALLAVYPMVALWVAGRDVDVGTAYWYFPAINTVVGGLLTAAGLWRLAYA from the coding sequence GTGCCCGCCGGCTACCTCCTCAGACAGTCCCGCCCCCGCTTCTGGCTGTACCTCGCCGGTCCCGTGCTGGTGGGGCTGGCGTTTGGCGCCGACCGCCCGACCGACCTCCTCGCCATCCTCCCGGTCGCCCTGTTCGCGTACTTCCTCGTCCCCGCGAACGTCTTCCTGTACGGCGTCAACGACGTCTTCGACCGGGAGATCGACCGGCGGAATCCGAAGAAAGCGGACCGGGAGGTTCGCTACGAGGGCGAACGGGCGACCGTGATCGCAGTGCTCGCCAGTCTGGCGCTCGGGCTCGCACTCCTCTCGCTCGTCCCGCGGCCCGCCGCGCCGTGGATCGCGGGCTTTCTGGTGCTCGGCGCCGCCTACAGCGTGCCCCCGGTTCGGTTGAAGGTGCGGCCGCCACTCGATTCGGTCTCCAACGGCCTCTACATCCTTCCCGGCGGCGCGGCCTACGCCGCCATCGCAGGCAGTCAGCCACCGCTGCTCGCGGTCGTCGGGGGATGGCTCTGGGCCATGGCGATGCACACCTTCTCCGCGGTCCCCGACGTCGAACCCGACCGGCAGGGCGGTATTCGAACGACCGCGACCGTGCTGGGCGAACGCGGTGCCCTCCTGTACTGCGTCTTTACGTGGGGACTCGCCGCCGTCGCCTTCGGCGCGCTGGACTGGCGGGCGGGAGCGTTGCTGGCCGTCTATCCGATGGTCGCGCTGTGGGTCGCCGGTCGTGACGTCGACGTCGGCACCGCGTACTGGTACTTCCCCGCGATCAACACGGTCGTCGGCGGGCTGCTGACCGCGGCAGGACTGTGGAGGCTCGCCTATGCGTGA